CAAATCATTCAAACTGAACGTACCAACATTGGTGATTTTGATGTAATTGGTTTCGTATTTCTCAAAATATTTGGCAATGCGCCAATCCACATATTGTTCAAGGGTTTCTGTGTCCTTCAATGAAACCGTTTTGTTGTGCATTTCCTCCAATTTTTTGTAATCTGTTCGCCTTTCCAAAACTTCCCTCCCTGCAATTGGGTCGCCCGCAGTGGTCATACCACAAAAAGTGCCTATCAATGCCTTGGCATTCAAACATTCACCAATTTTGTAGGTGACGTAGTACATTTTGTTTGTACCCGAATCCAAAGCACAAAACAAACAACTTCCCTTCAATAATAATTCACCCTTGTAGGTATTGGACGGCCCTCGCATAATCATCCACATTTTGCCATCAGCTTCATAGATTTCGATGGGAGATATCAATACATCATTTCTGCCCGAATTGCAGCGAAGGTAGCTGTACCATAGTCCTTTGCAAGCCCATAGTATAGGCGAAAGTTCGCTTGATGGGGGAAACATTTTTTTTTCAAAATCATGTAAATCAATATATCCTAAATATTTAGCAATGGCATCAAAATGTGCTTTGCTGCCTACAATAGAGCCTTTGTTTATTTTTTTAGATTTTTCGATTATTTTATACTTCTCGTTTAAGTATTTCTGACTAATAGTAATTCCCAAATGTTCTCCAACTGCGTCCATTATTTTATCACTAAAAACATGAAAACTGCTGGCATTCAATGGCAAATCTTCTTTTTCTGCCATCTTATCAAACAATAAATCAATGGTATTTAATCGAAAACTCATTCTGAAATAATTTTTTTGAAGGTATTGAAGACAATCGTTTTTCCAAATTTACTTTTTCTTCTGAAAAAAAGTTGAAATTAAAGTCATTTTATTGGAAATCATCGGTACTTCATTGTTCGCCAGCCTCCTACTTTTCCCCATATATTTGCAGCAGTTAATGATTAGAAAATAAACTGCTATTCAGTCTTTTAGCCGCGGATAATGCTGCAATAGCGTGCTTTTGTATTTGCCCTACTCACCCTTCAATGGAAGGATAGGGGCGGGGTTATTTTTCATTTTTTAAATACATACAAACATGAATGCACGCAATTTAATTGCCAGATGTTTCGGAATGAAAACATCTGTTAGCCAATCGTCTGTCCGCTTCAAAGACCCTGATACCATTTCTCCATTTTTTGTTTTCGCTGACAATGTACTTAGCACAAACCAATCGTCGAAACTCAAAGGCGGTACAGGAGGAGTCGGGGGGCCAAGTGAAAATGACATTGAAGTAGAAGAATTGATTTAATAAGATTGATGTAAAACATGAATCTATAGCCAACAATCTATTGCAATATAATGTGTAAAGGCTGTTGGCTTTTTCAATGAAATATTATTGAGATTTGTTACTTGCTTCTTCTAATTTTTCTAACAACCAATTTCGGTGAAGGAGTTTTTTCTTTTCTTCGATTTCTTTCTTCAACTTTTTATAGACGGGTTCTTCTAAGTTTTTGGTTTTCAATTGAATGAATTGTTTTATAATGATGGCAAATTCCTTAAAATGTTCTTTGGTATGTGACTTTAAAGACTTTCTTCGAGCATAATTATAGAGCGATTTTCTTTTAAATTCTAATCTTTCAGAGTTATTTTTTAGTTCATAAAGAGAACGAATGCACAAAACATAGCCTCTCAGAGAGTAATAAGGATTCTTAGGGTCGCTGGTTAGTTTATCCGCAATATCTTCGGCTTCTGCCCACTTTTTTTGTTGAAAAAGCAAACTTCCTGTTGCGAAATTATAGGCATTTTCGGCATATTGATGTGGGTAGATGCGTTTTTTACATTTACGAATAAATTTATCTGCCCATTGTAGGTAAATTGTTTTTTGAGCTTCATTTGCAGCCGACAGTTCAAACGCATTCAAAACAGCGTTTTGATAGTTGAGGTATTGAATTTCATTTTTGCGGTTGGTCAATAAATTTTCGCTATCTAATTTTTTGTAGTAATCAAACAATTCTTGTCTATATAGAAAAATTCCTTTATTGATTTGTTGGGTATAAAGATTGATAATCGTTTGCCGAACATTGCTTTTGTCCCTTTCTTCCATAGCATCTCCATAAGCAAAGAACAACTCTCTTAATTCTGCAATATTGGCAAAAGTTTTTTCTTCTATCGTTTTTAACATCTGCAAATAAACCTGCAAAAGGGGAGGAGTTGAAGCTGCATTTAGTTCAAATTGTGTCATATAATCAGCCAGGTATTTTTTGAATAAGGTAAAACCCTGAAGCTCGTTTTTTTCTTTTACTTTGCTCAATAGAATACAATACTGCTTCAGTTTTCCGATTAAATAGCTGTAATCCAAGTCAGTTGTCATCTCTTGAAGGTGAGAGATCCTATCAAACTTGCGGTCGGTTTTGCCATAAAAAATATCTACTTCTTTCTTCCAAAGATAGTTTTCAAAATACTCAGTCTCATTTTTTACTGCTTTTTTAGAAGCTCGTTTTACCAATTTATCATGAAAACGCTTGAATATTTTGGGTAGTGCAAGCTGAGAATGAATTCGCAAGTTATTGAACAAATAAGAGCTTGTGGATTCATAGTAGGAATAAGCCAAAAAGCGTTTTGCTTGCGTATTTAATTCGTATAACAAATTGGTAAGGTAATTAGTGTTCAAAGTATCTTTTTGCTTCAATACGTTCCATAGTTGGTTGTCATTTGGAAATGTATTTTCTTTTTCTGCATAATGATTTTTTATAACCAAATATATGTCAATTACTTGAGCTTGAGATTTGACATCGAAAAATGGAGAACGCAAGAAATCTTCAAATTTGTTCCATTCTTTTTCTTCAAAAGAATCTAAAATAGACATCAAGGGCTGGTTTTGCATAAAGGGGTTTTGTGGATAAATATACAGCCATTTGGTGAAAATGATAAATCATTTTTTTTGTCCAAAAGTCAAATTTTATATTTAATTGAAAATAATAAATGTATATATTGATATTTCAATAAATTGTCAAGAATTGCAGCTATAAACCCAGATATTTTGCCAAAAAATGGAGCAGAATAGTTTGGAACCATGCCATAAGCGTGTCTGTTAAAGCCATTAAACGGAACTAAAGTTTTTAACCTAAAAAATGCAATAGTTTTTCTCATAGTAATTCAATCATCGGGTGGACTAACCATTCATTCGATGATTTACAAAAATCTTAACTAATCTTTTATTTTTAATTTATTCATTCTATGAACCAATTACAAGAAATAACACAATACTATTTTTTTGACGGAAATTCTAAAGTAGGACCTTTATCATTTGAGGAATTATCCAATAAACCCATTTTTAAAGATACCCCAGTATGGAGAGCAGGTTTAGCTGATTGGATAAATGCAGGAGACCTTCCCGAATTGATAGATATAATAAAGACTTCTCCTCCGCCAGTTCCTGTTGAAGAATCGGTAATAGAAGAAGAAAATAATAAACCAAGATACGATTATAGTGAGGTAGAGGATAAAGCAGGTGTAAACTACAAAACTGCAATGATTCTAACAGGAATATTATTAGTATTAAACATCATTTTATTGGATGTTGCTCTTTCATCTGTGGGAATGCTTGGTGTTACAGGGCTTGCTATTGCTTCCTGGTGGTATTTTAAACAGTATTTTGATTCACAAAAAGACACCATCACAGGTAATTTCATAATGGTTATTATGGGAGCACATGCTTTATTTGGCTTTGCTTACTTCTACATCTCTATTGTGCCTTGGGGAGACTTAATGGATTGTTCTATATTTGATTTGATATTATTATTATTTGGATTTACCATCGGCTGTGTAAATGAATTTGCTAGTCACATTGGATTCATTATGTTTTTAGTAATGGTAGCAGCAGTTGCTAATTTCATAGCTGGATTTAGAATATTGATGGTTAATAGACGCTATCCTTTTCCCTTAAAACGCATTGCAGTTAGCTGCATGTTTTTATTACCCTTTTTGTTTTGTAATTATTTTTCAGAAGGAATACTTGGAAGTGATTCAGGAATTTTTCTAAGGACTATTTTAAGTTTACCCTATATATTGTTATTTCATCATTTCTACAGAGCAGATGTCGATGATAAAACACCTTGAATTAAGGTAATCCATAATTCTGCAATCCAATCCATAATCTTAATCTGACCCTAAAAAACACAAACCAAACATGTGTAAACCAAAATCAAAACTTTGGCCAGGATGGGGACCGATTATCGGTGCCCTTATCACTGCCTCCGTTGCCATAGCTATTTTCATTCTTCAAAAAGAAAACACTTTTCCCTACACCATTCAAATTCACAACCAAATCAATCAAGAGACATTGCAAAATGTAACGGTTGTGATTGAAGTAGAGGGCAAAACTTATACGCAAACCACCGATTCAGACGGCGAAGTTACCACCTGTTTCGGAGCAACTCGCCAAGGATGCCTACAAAGACACCCAATTTCAAGGAGTTGAAAATGTGCCGATTCTGATTGAAGTGAAGGTATTTGGAAAATTGGGTTGTCGGATAGAAATACTCAATCCAGATGAAGAAATTTTGAAGAAAAAAGGAGGTGTATGGGTATCTGACCAATTTGAACAAATTCCTTTTACACCTTTAAAAACAGCTACTTATACGGTTCGGGTTTGGGGTACAAACAAGGTTGGGAACTATCTACTACATATCTCCTATATTGATGATGAAGAACAAGAACCTAACAAGGTGATTGCATTGGAGGACAATGCAGAGAAATACTTCAATAGAATTGGAGAAGGAGCGTACGACGATTACACCTTTGAAGGATATGTGAATACACCTGTGATTTTACAAACGAGAACGGAAGACAGGTTGGGCTATCTTGTTTTGATATTGAACAGCGATGAAGAAGTATTGTGGAAAAGTGGAGTGAATTGGGCTGCTGAGACATTTGACGAAAATCCATTTACGCCTACGGAAGATGCAACTTACACCTTGCGAATAGAAGGAAGAAGCAATTTGGGTAGTTACGCAGTCAAATACTATACCTTCGATAAGCCTGATCTTCAAGTGATAGAAATGGGAAAACGCTATGAGCAGACTTTAGCCGAAGGAGCTATGATGATTATCAATTGGAGGGAACTGCCAATACTCCTTTGATGATTAAGACAATGGGAAAAGGCGAAAAATACAATTTGGGCTATAGACTGCAAATTTTGGATGCTGCTGGCGAACAACTGCAACGAGGCGGAACTCATTGAGATTCTACTCAATTCGAAGAAATGCTATTTACACCTCAAACTGATGGTAATTATACGATTCGGGTGACTGGAACGAATAAGTTTGGGGAGTATGTTTTGTTGGCGGAGGAGGTTTATGGGAATTGATTTAGTGATAATTATTTGAATATTTAGTAATTATAAAATAATTAATATATATGGATATGAAAAAAGAAGACTGGAAATTGATTAATTCTGCTATGAAGCTTTCAAATGCCGTCAGTGGCTTTGCAGATAACCAACTATCTGAGAAATTAGCAGGAATCGTTAAGTTACATTCTGCACTCGCAGTAGCAAGTGGCTTCATACCAATTACAGGGGCAGATATAGCTGCTGCTGCTACTAACATTTGGACGATGTATATTAGGATAAACAATGAAGTTGGCATTCCATTTAAGGAGAATATAATAAAAAGTATAGGTTCTGCTGTTGCTACAAACTTAGGGGCAGCAGTGGCAGCTCTTTAATTTTAGGTACTTTTTTCAAGTTCGTTCCTATTGTAGGTACAGTAGGCGGAGGCGCAGTAGTTGCAGCAACAATATATTCAGTGACTGTTGTTTCTGGGATTATATACATGAATGCACTTGCTATGTTAAAAGATTTTGATAAATCGGAGGAAACAGAGGAAGAATTGAAGAATAATGTTAATGAAATATTGAAAGATAAATCTTTGATTAAGGATATGTTGAAAGATGCTAAAGAGGATTATAAATCTTCAAAAGATGATGAGGATAATGATGAAGATGAAAGAGATAGAAGATAGATAATGAATTGCAAAAAATATAAAATATTGGAAAATGAAAAAACTATTTATTATACTTCTTCTTTGGCTACCAATGTCTTTAACGTTTGCTCAAATAGAATTTCCAAAAATTTTTAACAAAGGTGATGGCATTAAACTACCTAAAATCAAGACTGCTCAAAAATCCTTTAGTGAAGTACTCCAAAAATTTGACAAAAAAGACCTATCTCTACGAATTTTGATGATGCCATTTATGAAGTTGAATTATTAAGCAATTTTGAGCCTTTGGAGTCGGAATACCGCCCTCTTGATATTCAACCATCTACTGAAGATGGAGGATTTCGTCTGACAAGTGGAGTTTATACGATGACTGCTCGTAGTTTTTGCTTGCGTGCAGGTGCCTGCAGGCACAAGTAGAGGAGATGGTCATTTATATGCTCCACTCAAAGGAAAACAAGCTGACTTTGTGCAAGAAATACTTGGACGATATGCAAAACACCCCGAAATAAAACAACAAAACATTCAAGTGTTATTGTGGGCGATTGTAGCAGGCGCAGATATGAATACCATGGATGCTAAATATATGGAAACATTGAGTAAGTTGTTTACTCCTTCAGAATTGTTAAAGTACAAAGGGAAAGATTGGTTGAATGGAATGTTTGGTAAAGAACTGGATAAATTGAAGCAACAACTAACGGGAAAAATAGCTCCCCAACTCCAAAAAATAATTGAGGCAGATGCTAAAATAAGAACGACCCTTACACAAAATAAAACCTATCAAGAAATAGAATCCATCGCTATCCTTGCAGGAGTCGCTCCCGCAGAAGATATGATTAGAGAGGTGTCTAAAGGTAGGTGGTCGTATCATCCAAATGGTTTTTTGTAAGGTATTTCCCAAGAGGCTACAAAGAAGCCAGAATAGATGTATATGTTCCTTTTGAAGGGAGTGTAAGCTTAAATTCTCGCACTTCAGGGTAGTGTGAAACCAATAAATGACAATACGGATAATATCAAAGAAGTAGTATTCAATCCAAGTGCTACAATCGCCACTCCTGCCAATAGGTCGGGACAAAGGATAGGGATTTCTCCTGTACCTGTAAAACCTTGTGGTGATTTAGCTCGTAATTCCAATATTGATTCCTCAATATCTTGGAAAGATAAGGCAAGAAGATATTTGCAATCTTTTCCCAATTCTACTATAAAGAATCAATCCATTACTTGCTCTTATGCTCAAATATATTTACAAAACCCTGAAAAATTTAAGTGGGCAGGGTTAGCAGCTATTGTTTCGGGGAAAGTAGGAGAGAGTCAAGACGACTTTGATTTTGGAACTGATTTGAAAGATGATGTATTTAAAGGAAATAGAAGCGTATATGAAGATTTATTCTGGCAACATTTGGCTTTTCAAGAGAACGGAATAGCTGAAATCGAAAAGTTATATTGTGCTGGTCAAATTAGCAAGGAAGCTTATTATGGTTGGGCTAAAATCGAACAAGGTGATGTTTGGGAAGGAAATAAAGATTTGCTCTTTTATGAGCAAAGTCAAATATTACAACCTATTATGTATAGTCCTTATTCGAGTATTTGGTGGACACTTGATTCTGATCTTATAACATTTTTTAAAGGAAATCTTTTAACATCACCAGTACCAGGTGACAATCAAGAATTTCCAGGCGACAATATTGCTAATTTTGAGGAAAGATGGAAATGGATAGAAACACACATTTTGCCTGAATGGAAAAAATTTGAAGAAAACCCTAACAATCAATCTGTACTAATGAAATCATTGAAAGAAGCGTGTCCTTCATGTTGTAACTAAAAAATAAATATTTATTTTTTACAATTGTCTATTCCACCCTTTGTGATGCACTTTATTCTCGGAAAATCCAGAAAAATGACCGTATCAGCTTTGGTCAATCTCAGTTCCAAAGTGCTGGAATAATTGCCATCCATGATCCACGTTTCACCTTCCATCAACTGTCTGACCTTTTGTTCCCATTCAGACTTAGTAGATTCGACCCAATTCGCACACCAATAGTATTCATCCAAGTGAATAAGAGGAATTTGTAGTATTTTTTGAAGTTGAAGCGATAAGGTAGATTTGCCCGAGCCGCCACTCCCAATAACAAGTATTTTTTTCACCGTCTTTTACTTAAAACTTGCCCATCAACTGATTCCAAAACTCAATTGCAGTTTCATACCTAAAAGCAATGATAAACAAGACTCCAAACAATGCACCGTAAAAGTGGGCATCGTGACCAATATTGTCCCTGCCTTGTTTAGCAGCCCAATAAGAATACGCCAAGTATGCAATGCCCAACACAATGGCAGGCATAGGAATAGGAATGGGAAAAATAATAAGACTCATCCACGGGTCAAAGACTATGGCGACAAACAAGACGGCTGATACTGCACCCGATGCACCCAATGCCCGATAAGCAGGATTTTCTCGGTGGTTCATAAAAGAAACCGAACTCGCAGCTACCATTCCGCCAAAATATAGCAGCAAATACAGCGTTATCCCCATTCCACCGAAGTATTCACCAAAACGTGATTCAACCATTCCTCCAAATAGATACAAAGCCCACATATTGAAGAGCAAGTGCATCCAATCGGCATGAACAAAACCCGAACTGATGAAGCGGTAATAGTTGTTATTTCGCACCATATCGTAGGGGTACAAGAGCAACTTTTGCTTCAATACGGGGTCATTGAAGCAAAGAAAAGAAACAATACCTGTGAGGCCAATAATAAAAAGGGTCAGCATAAAATTTGTTTTTACTGCAAATAACACGAATTTCGCCAAATATTTCTATTTAAAAATTCTTTTGCAAATGAATAAGTTCCATATAGGGTGTTTTTTAGCAATTATCTTGCTTTTTACGAGCATCAATAAGACAGATGCCCAAACCATATTGTTTGGGCCTGGCAAAAAAGGAGGCATGAAAACGAACAGTGACGGTATTAACATGAGACAGATGGGCGGTATAAAAAAGAGTGATGGAATGAGTCAAAAGTTTTCTTCTTTTGAAGAATACAAAGATTATTTCTTCAAAACTTATTGGTCACTCAATCCCGAATACGCTGCCTATTTAGGATTGTCTGATTATGACACACAAATGACTATTTTGGGTCAAAGCGAGAGGGAAAGCAGTGAAAAAACCTACCTGCAATTATTGAAAGAACTACAAGCATTGGAGGGAATTCGACAATTTTCGAATGAGGACAAAACAGATTATGCTTTGATCAAGAATGAATTGGAGTCCGCTTTGTGGTATAGTCAAACGTTTCGCAGCTTTGAATGGAATCCTTCTGTTTACAACATTGGAGGAAGCTTTGATCGTTTGGTTAGTGACGATGAAATCTCTGCATCGAAAAGAATCGCAAAACTCTATGAAAAAATGCAGCATGTACCCGCCTACTACAAAGCTGCTATCACAAATATCAAAGATCCTACTTTAGAACACACACAATTGGCAGTCTATCGAATAGGAGGTACTTTGGATGTCTTCAATACCAAAATTAAGAACTTGGCGAAAGAAGCCAAACCAGAAGATTGGGAGAAAATATCTAAGGAAAACTTTTACCAACGTCTGGAGGAAGCAATTACTTCAATTGAGATGTTTGACTCATATTTGAACAAAAAACTACTGCCTGCTTTAGAGAATTTTCCAGATGTTCGTAGTTTCAGAATTGGGAAAGAACTGTATGACGAAAAATTCAAATTCGACATTCAATCGGGCTATTCTGCGAGTGAGTTGTACGATATTGCAGTGAAAGAAAAAGTGGCGATTCACCAAAAAATGTTTGGGATTGCAGACAAGTTGTGGTCAAAGTATTTTCCTTCCACAAATGCGCCAGAGGATAAATTGATGAAGGTCGAAATGTTGATTGATATAATTTCGCAAAAGCACGTCAAACGTGGTGAATTTATAACGTCTATCGAAAAACAACTGCCTGAATTGGTTGATTTTGTAAAGAAAAAAGATTTGCTTTACCTTGACCCTTCAAAACCATTGGAGGTGAGAGCAACACCCGAATATATGCGAGGCACAGCAGGAGCTTCGATTTCTGCCCCAGGACCTTTTGATAAAGATGCGGCGACTTACTACAATGTAACTCCTCTCGACCACTATACCGATGAGCAAGCCGAAAGTTATTTGAAGGAATACAACTACTATATGCTGCAAATCTTGAACATACATGAAGCAATTCCAGGACATTATGCACAGTTGGTTTATGCGAATCAGTCGCCTAGTTTGGTGAAAAGTATTTTTGGTAATGGGGCAATGATTGAAGGTTGGGCTTGTTATGCCGAGCGAATGATGTTGGAAGAAGGTTATGGTGATAATGCACCTGAAATGTGGTTGATGTACTACAAATGGAATTTGCGGATAGTCTGCAATACGATTTTGGATTATTCGGTGCATGTGTTGGAAATGAGTCAGGAAGATGCAATGGAATTGTTGATTCACGAGGCATTTCAAGAACAAACGGAAGCTGAGGAAAAATGGAGAAGAGCGCAGTTGAGTCAAGTGCAACTTTGCAGCTATTTTGCAGGTTTGACCGAGATTTACAATTTTCGAGAGGAAAAGAAAAAAGAACTGGGAGCAGACTTCAATTTAAAAGCATTTCATGAGCAGTTTTTGAGTTTTGGAAGCGCACCTGTGAAGGAGATTCGTAAGTTGATGGCTAACGAAAAAATACGAACAGAAGACGATGGGCGATAGACGGCGGGTGTCAGAAAATGTAAAATAATAGGAAAATGAAGCAACGAAAAAAACAAGATTTTCCGACTAAAGTATGTGTGGTTTGTGGACGGTCTTTCAGTTGGCGCAAAAAATGGGCGAAAGATTGGGAGGAGGTGAAATATTGCAGCAAGGGGTGTAGCTCCAAAAAAAATGATACTAATCGAATTAAAATCAATGAATAAACAGGATTTACTAAAGTTATTGCTATTTGTGTTGTGGACTCCAATGATGGTAGCATGTTTGAAAAAAGGGAGTGACGATCCTCTTTTGAGTTTCCGAACACGTACCGACCGTTTGGCGGGAGAATGGAAATTAAAAAAATTTACATTGGACGAACGAAATGTGGTTCAGACGAGCATCAACTTTAACAATACGGCCTGTGACTCGCTGGGTATAGCAGGAACAGAAACGAAAAATCAAACGGTGAACAACGAGTTTGAAGGTCAGCAGTTGAATAGCATTGTTAGCAATACAACAGCAGGAGTAGGTGAAACGTTTTTGTATGATATTGACATTCATTATACATTGGATATTGATAAAAAAGGAACATATAAATGTGATGGAACTTATAGCTATTTCGACAATGGTTCGCAGCAACAGATTGATGGTGGATTCAGTGTGAAAGACAATACATGGTATTGGCGAAATGACAATCAAGAAAAATCGGCGGTAACATTTGTCAATTTTCCATTGATTGATGTGACCGCCATTGCTTCAACGAGTGCACCTATTAGTTACAATGACCGCACTTTCAATTTGTTGAGATTGGCACATCAGGAGTTGGTGATAGAATATGCATCTTTGATTCAAGACACGATTCGACAAATATCCAACCCTGTGGTTGATACAACGATTGGGACTTGTATTCGCCGAACGACTACGATTACGAATGTGGAAGAGGATGCACAATGGGAGTTTGTGCAATAGATTTTTACACACTATCCTTCCTCCTCAATGCCCACACAATACCCAAAAATACCACTAAATTTAATACCGTAATGGCCCACAAATTGGAACTCAATTCGGGAGCTAATTCAAGCGTATTGGGTAAATTTAGAAATTCAACAGCATCAACTGTTCGATATACCAATGAATCGGGCTGAGTAGGCAATGCCATATAAGAGCGAATGGAGTCTTGGACGTAGGCGAAACTTTCTGTCCCCCAACGAGATAGCATGGTATAACTCGCAAACTCTACGGCACTTTTTGAAGGAATCGTTGCCATCACACCGCCCAGCATGATTTGTGGAATCAAAACAATCGGAATAATAGTCATGACTTTTTCGGTATTGTTGACCAATGCAGACACCAACAAACCCAGCAAAGTGGCTGAAAAACAGAGGTAGAGCATCAAAAATACATTGTCCCAATAAGCCGTAAACGTCAATGCGTCTGTCCCAACGAGGTAATAAATAATGGCTACGAAAATCAAGACTTGAATCGCTGAGAAAAAAGTCAAAACGACTATTTTGGAGAAAATGTAAGGAAGTGTGCGGAGGTTGAACATTCGCTCACGCCGATAAATCGGGAGTTCACCTACGATTTCTTTGGCTGAGTTGTTCGTTCCAAACCATATTGCAGAAACGGACATCAGAAAAA
The Chitinophagales bacterium genome window above contains:
- a CDS encoding DUF4339 domain-containing protein gives rise to the protein MNQLQEITQYYFFDGNSKVGPLSFEELSNKPIFKDTPVWRAGLADWINAGDLPELIDIIKTSPPPVPVEESVIEEENNKPRYDYSEVEDKAGVNYKTAMILTGILLVLNIILLDVALSSVGMLGVTGLAIASWWYFKQYFDSQKDTITGNFIMVIMGAHALFGFAYFYISIVPWGDLMDCSIFDLILLLFGFTIGCVNEFASHIGFIMFLVMVAAVANFIAGFRILMVNRRYPFPLKRIAVSCMFLLPFLFCNYFSEGILGSDSGIFLRTILSLPYILLFHHFYRADVDDKTP
- a CDS encoding rhomboid family intramembrane serine protease, giving the protein MLTLFIIGLTGIVSFLCFNDPVLKQKLLLYPYDMVRNNNYYRFISSGFVHADWMHLLFNMWALYLFGGMVESRFGEYFGGMGITLYLLLYFGGMVAASSVSFMNHRENPAYRALGASGAVSAVLFVAIVFDPWMSLIIFPIPIPMPAIVLGIAYLAYSYWAAKQGRDNIGHDAHFYGALFGVLFIIAFRYETAIEFWNQLMGKF
- a CDS encoding DUF885 domain-containing protein — protein: MNKFHIGCFLAIILLFTSINKTDAQTILFGPGKKGGMKTNSDGINMRQMGGIKKSDGMSQKFSSFEEYKDYFFKTYWSLNPEYAAYLGLSDYDTQMTILGQSERESSEKTYLQLLKELQALEGIRQFSNEDKTDYALIKNELESALWYSQTFRSFEWNPSVYNIGGSFDRLVSDDEISASKRIAKLYEKMQHVPAYYKAAITNIKDPTLEHTQLAVYRIGGTLDVFNTKIKNLAKEAKPEDWEKISKENFYQRLEEAITSIEMFDSYLNKKLLPALENFPDVRSFRIGKELYDEKFKFDIQSGYSASELYDIAVKEKVAIHQKMFGIADKLWSKYFPSTNAPEDKLMKVEMLIDIISQKHVKRGEFITSIEKQLPELVDFVKKKDLLYLDPSKPLEVRATPEYMRGTAGASISAPGPFDKDAATYYNVTPLDHYTDEQAESYLKEYNYYMLQILNIHEAIPGHYAQLVYANQSPSLVKSIFGNGAMIEGWACYAERMMLEEGYGDNAPEMWLMYYKWNLRIVCNTILDYSVHVLEMSQEDAMELLIHEAFQEQTEAEEKWRRAQLSQVQLCSYFAGLTEIYNFREEKKKELGADFNLKAFHEQFLSFGSAPVKEIRKLMANEKIRTEDDGR
- a CDS encoding DUF2256 domain-containing protein, giving the protein MKQRKKQDFPTKVCVVCGRSFSWRKKWAKDWEEVKYCSKGCSSKKNDTNRIKINE